CCTCGATGGTGTAGACACCATGCTCACAGAAGACATCACAGAACTCAGCAAGTTTTTGCTGGGAGACTGCTGGAATCATATCATTAACAATGATATCTATATATGAATTTCGATCATGTCGATACTCATCTGGTACTTCATGGGCTCCCAGAAGCGTAGAGAAGGTCTTGAGAGGTGTTCTTCCTGATGCAGTTTGAATGGCCCTTAGTGACTTTAACTCCGCTTCAGTGGATAAACCGTAGCCGCTTTTGCACTCTGCGGTGGTGGTTCCATGCTGGAGCATGAGATTAAGGCGAGTTTCAACCAGATCAGTAAGTTCGGATTCTGAGATTTCTCGTAGTTCTCTGACTGAATTGCGAATTCCTCCACCAGCTTCTGCAATTTCCTGGTAGGTTTTACCCTGAGATCGCATTTCAAATTCCAACTCCCGGGTGGTGGCAAAAGCAGGATGTGTGTGTGAATCGATTAACCCTGGTGTCAAAAGACAACCCTGAGCATTCAGAAATATTTTATCCGAGAAAGATTTTGGGTGGTACTCTGCAAAAAGACCATCTTCAATGATCCAGGTGCCCCCTTCCCCTACTTCCATCTGCTTTTGAAGCGGATTCCAGGTCACCCATTGACCTAGATTTGTAATCCCGTTTATACTGGAGTAGTTCATGCGAGGGTCTTGGAATTATCCATTTATCATGGGTAATTTGACACCACGCTCATTGGCAACCTCGATGGCTCTTGGATAACCTGCATCCGCATGACGCGCTACACCCATTCCAGGATCTGTGGTAAGCACACGCTGCAGGCGCTCATCCATTTCCTTGGTTCCATCAGCTAAAATGACCATACCAGCGTGTATGGCGTAACCCATACCGACACCTCCGCCGTGATGCACTGATATCCAACTGGCGCCACCAACTGCATTGACCAAGGCATTGAGTATGGGCCAGTCTGCTACAGCATCTGAGCCATCTAACATGGATTCAGTTTCCCGGTTTGGAGATGCGACGGAGCCTGAATCTAGATGATCTCTACCAATGACCAGGGGAGCTGAGATTTCTCCATTGCGAACCAACTCATTCATGGCGAGACCCAGTTTTGCACGCTCACCATAGCCTAGCCAGCAGATTCGACTGGGTAATCCCTGAAATTCGATTCGCTCCTGAGCCATATCAATCCAGCGAATCAGTGCTTCATCTTCTGGGAACAACTCCTTTACAAGTTTATCCGTGCGATAAATATCCTGTGGATCCCCAGAAAGGGCAACCCATCGAAAGGGACCTTTGCCCTCACAAAAGAGGGGTCTTATATATGCTGGAACAAAACCTGGAAAATCGAAGGCATTTTTTACTCCAGCCGTTTCAGCCTGGGCTCGGATATTGTTTCCGTAGTCAAAAACAATGGATCCTGCCTTTTGGAAGGAGAGCATGGCCTCTACATGTCTGGCCATGGATTTATAACTCATGGCTATATATTTATCAGGGTCAGATTCACGCAAGGCATTGGCCTCTGAAAAACTGATGCCCCTGGGATAATAACCCCTCAATTCATCATGGGCAGATGTCTGATCGGTAACCACATCAGGAATAAATCCTCTGGAGATTAGTTCAGGCAGGACATCTGCGGCATTGGCTTCCAGTCCAATACTGACTGCCTGTTTATTTTTTTTCGCCTCTTTAATCCAGACCAAGGCTTGTGCCAGATCTTTGGTAGACTTATCCAGGTAACGGGTATCCAGTCGTCTTTGAATCCGTGTGGGATCAATTTCAACCACCAACGCTATGCCATTGTTCATGGTTACTGCCAGGGGTTGTGCTCCACCCATTCCTCCGAGACCTGCGGTAACCACAACTTTGCCTGTGAGATCAGCCTGGTAATGTTGTTTGGCCAGAGATGCCAATGTTTCGTAGGTTCCCTGGAGAATTCCCTGGGATCCAATATATATCCAGCTTCCAGCCGTCATTTGGCCGTACATCATCAAGCCTTTTTTATCCAGCTCGTTAAAATGCTCCCAGGTGGCCCATTTGGGGACCAACATGGAATTACTGATGAGAACGCGAGGAGCTTGGGTGTGGGTTTTAAAAACGGCGACAGGTTTTCCCGATTGAATCATGAGTGTTTCATCATTCTCCAGAGATTTAAGACTCTTTAGAATGGCATCAAAAGATTCCCAGTTACGGGCGGCTTTGCCATATCCCCCATATACTATCAATTCATCTGGATTTTCAGCTACATCAGGACTCAGGTTGTGCTGTATCATGCGGTAAGCAGCTTCCTGGTGCCAACCCTTACAATGCAATTTACTGCCCGTTGGCGGTGTGATGATACGCCCCATATTGCCTCCTATTTTTTTAAGCTGCGATGAATCTGGTCGAAATATCGAGGATCCTTTACATAGGTATCATAGGAAAATATAATAAGATTTTGGAATCCAGCATGCCTTGAATGTGCAATTTTTGCAGACGAAGTAAAACTATTTTGATTATAGGTAGCGATACCCATATAGATTTGATCAGGATTCAATTTTTCATTTTTCATCATGGTCATACTACGTTTGAAATCTGAGTCTGCTGTGGCGTAATTCATGGGGATCACGAAATCCATGCTGCCGTTTTTGAGCCAGGTTGGCCAATCCTGGAAAAAACGAGTTCGGGCAATTTCAGGCTTGGGCTTGACTGCAGCAGAAAACTTTATGTCTGGACGTATACGCTTGATACTGTCATTAATTTCGCCAATAAACGAAGTCAGTTCATTTCGACGAAAATTATTCCAGTACAACCAATACTTTTCCTTGTCCTCAGGATTGAGGCGATACCAGTAGGAACCTTTTCCATTACCGAGTGTGATGGGATCCACATTGTATTGCATGAGAAATTTTTTGCGACCTGCACGATTGTAGCCATAGTCGCGATCCTGGAATCGAACATAATCCAAATGAATACCATCCAGTTCATAATTTTGGACCAATTCATTGATAACAGTCAGCAAGTGATGGTTCGCATCATCATTCAGAGGAGATAAAAATACACCCTCTCGTCCGTTTCGTCCATTCTGTGAAATAAATTCCAAATCACCTTTACCACGACCGTTGACTTCAACCCATTCGGGGTATCGATTCACAATGTGGTTTGGATCAGATGGCATTTTTCGGGCAGACCATGAAAGATACATATTCACCCAGGCATGAATTTTAATTCCATAGGAGTGAGCCAGAGGAATGATGTCACGCAGGGGGTCATAATCTCCACGGGGTAAAAGCGTGGAGCGTGGGACAATTTGGCTGGAGTAATAGGCATCCCCACGACCTCGAACCTGAATAAACAAGTCGGTATAACCGTTTGATGCAGCAAACTCAACCAGCTTGCGAACCTTTTGTGGCGATGTAATAGAGTGGCGTACTACCCAGATCCCTTGCACTGGTTTTGCTGATAGTAAAGCGGGTAGGGCAATTAAAACGAAAAAGGCAGGGAGAATCCCTGCCTTTAAATATCTCAGAATCATCAAATTCTCAATGAAGAGTCAATGATCAGGATGTCTTCGATTCAGCTTCCGATTCCTCTGCCTCGACAGCAGGGGTTTCAGTAGCCTCAGCTTCTTCAGCAACTTCTTCAGCAACAACTTTGGTGGTTTCCTCTGCAACTTCTTCAGTCACAGCCTCAACAACCTCTGCTGGAGCTACTTCGGCAGCTGCTTCCACTTCAGGAGTCACTTCTTCAGCGGCAACTGGAGCTTTTTTGGCCTTAGCTTTTGTTTTTGCTTTGACAGCTTCAGCAGAAGGGTCAAAATCCACAAGCGCTAGAATGGAAACATGTGCTGCATCATTCTTGCGTTGTCCGAGCTTAATGATTCTAGTATAGCCACCATTACGATCAGCATACTGTGGCGCAATTTCATCAAAAAGAATTTTAACAACATCCTTATGAGGAATTACTTTTAAAACCATCCTGCGAGAATGGATATCACCTTTTTTGGCCTTTGTGATCAGCGTTTCAGCTAAACGGCGAGCTTCAAGGGCCTTGGGGTGAGTCGTCCGAATCTGTTTGTGCAGGAACAGGTTTGCCGCCATGTTAGCCAGCATGGCTTTACGGTGGCTGGCCGTCCGGCCTAGTTTTCTACCATCTTTTCTATGTCGCATTTATTAAACCAGCCTATTCTTCAGACATGTATTTATCAATGTCCATTCCAAAATGCAAACCAAGCTCAGCAAGTTTTTCGTTGAGCTCTGTGAGAGATTTCCGGCCAAAATTCTTATAGCGGAGCATCTCCTGTTCTTCTTTGCTGACAAGATCAGAAATATTCTTA
This sequence is a window from Candidatus Neomarinimicrobiota bacterium. Protein-coding genes within it:
- the rplQ gene encoding 50S ribosomal protein L17, which gives rise to MRHRKDGRKLGRTASHRKAMLANMAANLFLHKQIRTTHPKALEARRLAETLITKAKKGDIHSRRMVLKVIPHKDVVKILFDEIAPQYADRNGGYTRIIKLGQRKNDAAHVSILALVDFDPSAEAVKAKTKAKAKKAPVAAEEVTPEVEAAAEVAPAEVVEAVTEEVAEETTKVVAEEVAEEAEATETPAVEAEESEAESKTS
- the hutU gene encoding urocanate hydratase — its product is MGRIITPPTGSKLHCKGWHQEAAYRMIQHNLSPDVAENPDELIVYGGYGKAARNWESFDAILKSLKSLENDETLMIQSGKPVAVFKTHTQAPRVLISNSMLVPKWATWEHFNELDKKGLMMYGQMTAGSWIYIGSQGILQGTYETLASLAKQHYQADLTGKVVVTAGLGGMGGAQPLAVTMNNGIALVVEIDPTRIQRRLDTRYLDKSTKDLAQALVWIKEAKKNKQAVSIGLEANAADVLPELISRGFIPDVVTDQTSAHDELRGYYPRGISFSEANALRESDPDKYIAMSYKSMARHVEAMLSFQKAGSIVFDYGNNIRAQAETAGVKNAFDFPGFVPAYIRPLFCEGKGPFRWVALSGDPQDIYRTDKLVKELFPEDEALIRWIDMAQERIEFQGLPSRICWLGYGERAKLGLAMNELVRNGEISAPLVIGRDHLDSGSVASPNRETESMLDGSDAVADWPILNALVNAVGGASWISVHHGGGVGMGYAIHAGMVILADGTKEMDERLQRVLTTDPGMGVARHADAGYPRAIEVANERGVKLPMING
- a CDS encoding family 10 glycosylhydrolase, producing the protein MILRYLKAGILPAFFVLIALPALLSAKPVQGIWVVRHSITSPQKVRKLVEFAASNGYTDLFIQVRGRGDAYYSSQIVPRSTLLPRGDYDPLRDIIPLAHSYGIKIHAWVNMYLSWSARKMPSDPNHIVNRYPEWVEVNGRGKGDLEFISQNGRNGREGVFLSPLNDDANHHLLTVINELVQNYELDGIHLDYVRFQDRDYGYNRAGRKKFLMQYNVDPITLGNGKGSYWYRLNPEDKEKYWLYWNNFRRNELTSFIGEINDSIKRIRPDIKFSAAVKPKPEIARTRFFQDWPTWLKNGSMDFVIPMNYATADSDFKRSMTMMKNEKLNPDQIYMGIATYNQNSFTSSAKIAHSRHAGFQNLIIFSYDTYVKDPRYFDQIHRSLKK
- a CDS encoding imidazolonepropionase → MNYSSINGITNLGQWVTWNPLQKQMEVGEGGTWIIEDGLFAEYHPKSFSDKIFLNAQGCLLTPGLIDSHTHPAFATTRELEFEMRSQGKTYQEIAEAGGGIRNSVRELREISESELTDLVETRLNLMLQHGTTTAECKSGYGLSTEAELKSLRAIQTASGRTPLKTFSTLLGAHEVPDEYRHDRNSYIDIIVNDMIPAVSQQKLAEFCDVFCEHGVYTIEETEKILTAARKHGMQLKFHADEFVSSGGAELAVKMGALSADHLMAISDAGISALADSNTVATLLPGTTFFLGTNTWAPARKLLDAGATLALATDFNPGSNMSLSMPFILTLAVIYLHLTPLEALQAATSGAAKSMGIEKSTGSIYPGLSADAVLWQADNYRQLPYFYASNRVHHVVVDGKAIL